A genomic segment from Oncorhynchus clarkii lewisi isolate Uvic-CL-2024 chromosome 12, UVic_Ocla_1.0, whole genome shotgun sequence encodes:
- the LOC139421484 gene encoding uncharacterized protein, with amino-acid sequence MPTLCSAYNCKNRGPKADVGFFSFPKNDPERRKRWIINMKWKDWNPQHHHRVCSIHFEDKYICRMDKRQRLTPDAVPTIFDFPENFQKKKASIHPQSRRARSDGLPEKYTAAHAVTVAEPVTTPSPTITSETSKLAKDNTKAPEKVTSSSWYIHVDEEIQMAESLPGFFHSDYCLPHSIRWGFKDDVAPKVACENMEFQLPPLKHIIEITEAWEWLGMDIRGPLPLTPNGHQYVLTLTDFYSKWVEAFPLRGCSSTEVAQHVAEVISHFGFPFGILVRLKRKFTSKINLALNSHLKLRGFSLLYRHRQVGSLDLATQTLISRMVSDLVKDHPDNWDVCLPAKVFSLCFKEHPKTKQRPFSLLCCKGPQPVTTPRDLSFSPAELRESSFAIQSNQEGGHDTDPQDMVGIESGKETAGKSTITRVSFLRSNTESNNTDGNTYGHPDRLTDGDPDSCKDGSTDANPDGSTDANPDGSTDANPDGSTDANPDGSTDANPDGSTDANNNRNTNSERSSEEHHAMEN; translated from the exons ATGCCAACACTGTGTTCAGCATACAACTGCAAAAATCGCGGTCCCAAAGCTGATGTAGGATTTTTTAG TTTCCCCAAAAATGACCCTGAAAGACGCAAGCGATGGATTATTAATATGAAGTGGAAAGACTGGAATCCGCAACACCACCACCGTGTGTGCTCCATTCACTTTGAAGACAAGTACATTTGCCGGATGGACAAACGTCAACGTCTCACGCCAGACGCAGTCCCGACCATTTTTGACTTCCCAGAGAACTTTCAAAAGAAGAAG GCATCCATCCACCCACAGAGTAGAAGAGCCAGG AGTGATGGGTTGCCAGAGAAGTATACTGCTGCCCATGCTGTTACAGTGGCTGAACCGGTCACAACACCAAGCCCCACCATCACATCAGAGACGAGCAAGCTGGCTAAAGACAATACTAA AGCTCCAGAAAAAGTTACCTCTTCAAGTTGGTATATCCATGTAGATGAAGAAATCCAAATGGCTGAATCCCTCCCAGGTTTCTTCCACAGTGATTACTGTCTACCACAT AGTATTCGCTGGGGATTCAAAGATGATGTTGCCCCGAAG GTGGCATGTGAGAACATGGAGTTCCAACTTCCACCCCTCAAGCACATAATAGAG ATCACAGAGGCATGGGAGTGGCTGGGTATGGACATTAGAGGGCCACTGCCCCTAACACCGAACGGACACCAGTACGTTCTGACCTTGACAGACTTCTATTCCAAATGGGTGGAGGCCTTCCCCCTGAGAGGTTGTAGCTCTACTGAGGTAGCACAGCATGTCGCTGAAGTCATCTCTCACTTTGGCTTCCCTTTTGGAATCCTTGTTCGACTAAAGAGGAAGTTTACCAGTAAG ATCAACCTTGCCTTAAACAGTCATCTGAAGCTGAGGGGGTTCTCTCTCTTATACCGTCATCGGCAAGTTGGATCACTGGATCTGGCCACACAAACCTTGATCAGCAG GATGGTGTCTGATCTTGTGAAGGACCATCCAGACAACTGGGATGTCTGCCTCCCTGCAAAGGTGTTCAGCCTGTGTTTCAAGGAGCACCCCAAGACCAAGCAGAGACCTTTCTCTCTGCTGTGCTGCAAAGGACCACAGCCGGTCACCACCCCTAGGGATCTGTCT TTCAGTCCTGCAGAGCTCAGAGAGAGTTCCTTTGCAATCCAGTCAAATCAAGAGGGTGGGCATGACACTGATCCGCAAG ACATGGTTGGCATTGAGTCTGGAAAGGAAACAGCTGGAAAGAGCACTATTACCAGGGTCTCCTTTTTAAGGAGCAACACTGAGAGTAACAACACTGACGGTAACACATATGGTCACCCCGACCGTCTCACGGACGGTGACCCGGACAGTTGCAAGGACGGTAGCACGGACGCTAACCCCGACGGTAGCACGGACGCTAACCCCGACGGTAGCACGGACGCTAACCCCGACGGTAGCACGGACGCTAACCCCGACGGTAGCACGGACGCTAACCCCGACGGTAGCACGGACGCTAACAACAACCGTAACACCAACAGTGAGCGATCCTCTGAAGAACATCATGCCATGGAAAACTGA